Proteins encoded in a region of the Canis lupus dingo isolate Sandy chromosome 17, ASM325472v2, whole genome shotgun sequence genome:
- the LOC112664757 gene encoding b(0,+)-type amino acid transporter 1-like isoform X1: MERSQERDGGEGVAGREPDGAGLRLRREIGLWSAVSLIAGCMIGSGIFMSPQGVLVYVGSPGASLVVWAVCGLLAMMGALCYAELGALVPKSGGEYAYILQIFGSLPAFLVIYTFVLLVRPAAIAAVSLSFAEYAVAPFYPGCSSMPQAVLKAVAAICILLLTLVNCWSSRLATMLMNVCTVAKVFSLLVIVGGGAVVLGQGRGYTEAFLFAFHNTTQQAGRIGMAFYQGLWSFDGWNNVNYVLEELKNPKQNLVWALMIAIPLVTSLYLLVNISYLLVLSPNELLSSDAMAVSWGNQVLGDWAWLVPLAVTLSTLGSTNGTFFGGSRVCYVAAREGHMPQLLSMVHVHRLTPTPALMFTAAVALVLVIPGNFSTIVNFLSFLGWITYGTTISCLLYLRMKKKNLPRPYKVPTVIPVIMLLASLYLVLAPIIDHPQIEFLYIFLFLLSGIPVYFLLVHFQCQPKWLQMATMYLQLLLEVAPAIKNVD, translated from the exons ATGGAGAGAAGTCAGGAAAGAGATGGTGGTGAGGGGGTGGCAGGACGGGAGCCAGACGGTGCGGGGCTAAGGCTGAGGAGGGAGATTGGCTTGTGGAGTGCCGTGTCCCTGATTGCAGGCTGTATGATCGGCTCTGGCATCTTCATGTCCCCACAGGGGGTCTTGGTCTATGTGGGCAGTCCTGGGGCCAGTCTCGTGGTCTGGGCAGTCTGTGGTCTCCTGGCCATGATGGGTGCCCTGTGCTATGCTGAGCTGGGGGCCCTGGTTCCCAAATCTGGCGGGGAGTATGCCTATATCTTGCAAATCTTTGGTTCCTTGCCAGCCTTCCTGGTTATCTACACATTTGTGCTGTTGGTCAGGCCAGCTGCCATTGCCGCCGTCTCTCTGAGCTTTGCTGAGTATGCAGTGGCTCCCTTTTACCCGGGCTGCTCCTCGATGCCCCAAGCCGTGCTCAAGGCTGTGGCTGCCATCTGCATCCTGCTGCTGACGTTGGTCAACTGCTGGAGCTCGCGGCTGGCCACCATGCTGATGAATGTGTGCACGGTTGCCAAAGTATTCTCGTTGCTGGTCATCgtggggggtggggctgtggTGCTGGGCCAGGGCCGTGGCTACACGGAAGCCTTTCTGTTTGCCTTCCACAATACCACGCAGCAGGCCGGGCGCATCGGCATGGCCTTCTACCAGGGCCTGTGGTCCTTTGATGGCTGGAATAATGTCAACTATGTATTGGAGGAGCTCAAGAATCCAAAG CAAAACCTGGTGTGGGCGCTGATGATCGCCATCCCTCTGGTCACCAGCCTGTACCTCCTGGTCAACATCAGTTACCTGCTAGTGTTGTCACCCAATGAACTCCTTTCCTCTGATGCTATGGCCGTGAGCTGGGG GAACCAGGTGCTGGGGGACTGGGCCTGGCTGGTACCCTTGGCTGTCACCCTCTCGACACTTGGCTCTACCAATGGGACATTCTTCGGTGGAAGCCGTGTGTGCTATGTGGCTGCAAGAGAAGGCCACATG CCCCAACTTCTGTCTATGGTTCATGTGCATCGCCTCACACCAACTCCGGCACTGATGTTTACCGCCGCAGTGGCTCTGGTCCTGGTCATCCCAGGAAACTTCAGCACCATCGTGAACTTCTTGAG CTTTCTTGGCTGGATCACCTATGGAACTACCATTAGCTGTCTCTTGTACTTGCGGATGAAGAAGAAGAACCTTCCTCGACCTTACAAG GTCCCCACCGTCATCCCTGTCATCATGCTCCTTGCTTCTCTCTACCTGGTGCTGGCACCCATCATCGACCACCCCCAGATTGAGTTCCTATACATCTTCCTGTTCCTGCTCAGTGGCATCCCGGTCTATTTTCTGCTTGTCCACTTCCAGTGCCAGCCCAAGTGGTTGCAGATGGCCACCATGTACCTCCAGCTGCTCCTGGAAGTTGCTCCAGCCATTAAAAACGTTGACTAA
- the LOC112664757 gene encoding b(0,+)-type amino acid transporter 1-like isoform X4 — translation MERSQERDGGEGVAGREPDGAGLRLRREIGLWSAVSLIAGCMIGSGIFMSPQGVLVYVGSPGASLVVWAVCGLLAMMGALCYAELGALVPKSGGEYAYILQIFGSLPAFLVIYTFVLLVRPAAIAAVSLSFAEYAVAPFYPGCSSMPQAVLKAVAAICILLLTLVNCWSSRLATMLMNVCTVAKVFSLLVIVGGGAVVLGQGRGYTEAFLFAFHNTTQQAGRIGMAFYQGLWSFDGWNNVNYVLEELKNPKQNLVWALMIAIPLVTSLYLLVNISYLLVLSPNELLSSDAMAVSWGNQVLGDWAWLVPLAVTLSTLGSTNGTFFGGSRVCYVAAREGHMPQLLSMVHVHRLTPTPALMFTAAVALVLVIPGNFSTIVNFLSFLGWITYGTTISCLLYLRMKKKNLPRPYKVCTEERKTVQPCP, via the exons ATGGAGAGAAGTCAGGAAAGAGATGGTGGTGAGGGGGTGGCAGGACGGGAGCCAGACGGTGCGGGGCTAAGGCTGAGGAGGGAGATTGGCTTGTGGAGTGCCGTGTCCCTGATTGCAGGCTGTATGATCGGCTCTGGCATCTTCATGTCCCCACAGGGGGTCTTGGTCTATGTGGGCAGTCCTGGGGCCAGTCTCGTGGTCTGGGCAGTCTGTGGTCTCCTGGCCATGATGGGTGCCCTGTGCTATGCTGAGCTGGGGGCCCTGGTTCCCAAATCTGGCGGGGAGTATGCCTATATCTTGCAAATCTTTGGTTCCTTGCCAGCCTTCCTGGTTATCTACACATTTGTGCTGTTGGTCAGGCCAGCTGCCATTGCCGCCGTCTCTCTGAGCTTTGCTGAGTATGCAGTGGCTCCCTTTTACCCGGGCTGCTCCTCGATGCCCCAAGCCGTGCTCAAGGCTGTGGCTGCCATCTGCATCCTGCTGCTGACGTTGGTCAACTGCTGGAGCTCGCGGCTGGCCACCATGCTGATGAATGTGTGCACGGTTGCCAAAGTATTCTCGTTGCTGGTCATCgtggggggtggggctgtggTGCTGGGCCAGGGCCGTGGCTACACGGAAGCCTTTCTGTTTGCCTTCCACAATACCACGCAGCAGGCCGGGCGCATCGGCATGGCCTTCTACCAGGGCCTGTGGTCCTTTGATGGCTGGAATAATGTCAACTATGTATTGGAGGAGCTCAAGAATCCAAAG CAAAACCTGGTGTGGGCGCTGATGATCGCCATCCCTCTGGTCACCAGCCTGTACCTCCTGGTCAACATCAGTTACCTGCTAGTGTTGTCACCCAATGAACTCCTTTCCTCTGATGCTATGGCCGTGAGCTGGGG GAACCAGGTGCTGGGGGACTGGGCCTGGCTGGTACCCTTGGCTGTCACCCTCTCGACACTTGGCTCTACCAATGGGACATTCTTCGGTGGAAGCCGTGTGTGCTATGTGGCTGCAAGAGAAGGCCACATG CCCCAACTTCTGTCTATGGTTCATGTGCATCGCCTCACACCAACTCCGGCACTGATGTTTACCGCCGCAGTGGCTCTGGTCCTGGTCATCCCAGGAAACTTCAGCACCATCGTGAACTTCTTGAG CTTTCTTGGCTGGATCACCTATGGAACTACCATTAGCTGTCTCTTGTACTTGCGGATGAAGAAGAAGAACCTTCCTCGACCTTACAAG GTGtgcactgaagaaagaaaaactgtccAGCCCTGCCCTTGA
- the LOC112664757 gene encoding b(0,+)-type amino acid transporter 1-like isoform X8: MERSQERDAFLVIYTFVLLVRPAAIAAVSLSFAEYAVAPFYPGCSSMPQAVLKAVAAICILLLTLVNCWSSRLATMLMNVCTVAKVFSLLVIVGGGAVVLGQGRGYTEAFLFAFHNTTQQAGRIGMAFYQGLWSFDGWNNVNYVLEELKNPKQNLVWALMIAIPLVTSLYLLVNISYLLVLSPNELLSSDAMAVSWGNQVLGDWAWLVPLAVTLSTLGSTNGTFFGGSRVCYVAAREGHMPQLLSMVHVHRLTPTPALMFTAAVALVLVIPGNFSTIVNFLSFLGWITYGTTISCLLYLRMKKKNLPRPYKVPTVIPVIMLLASLYLVLAPIIDHPQIEFLYIFLFLLSGIPVYFLLVHFQCQPKWLQMATMYLQLLLEVAPAIKNVD, from the exons ATGGAGAGAAGTCAGGAAAGAGATG CCTTCCTGGTTATCTACACATTTGTGCTGTTGGTCAGGCCAGCTGCCATTGCCGCCGTCTCTCTGAGCTTTGCTGAGTATGCAGTGGCTCCCTTTTACCCGGGCTGCTCCTCGATGCCCCAAGCCGTGCTCAAGGCTGTGGCTGCCATCTGCATCCTGCTGCTGACGTTGGTCAACTGCTGGAGCTCGCGGCTGGCCACCATGCTGATGAATGTGTGCACGGTTGCCAAAGTATTCTCGTTGCTGGTCATCgtggggggtggggctgtggTGCTGGGCCAGGGCCGTGGCTACACGGAAGCCTTTCTGTTTGCCTTCCACAATACCACGCAGCAGGCCGGGCGCATCGGCATGGCCTTCTACCAGGGCCTGTGGTCCTTTGATGGCTGGAATAATGTCAACTATGTATTGGAGGAGCTCAAGAATCCAAAG CAAAACCTGGTGTGGGCGCTGATGATCGCCATCCCTCTGGTCACCAGCCTGTACCTCCTGGTCAACATCAGTTACCTGCTAGTGTTGTCACCCAATGAACTCCTTTCCTCTGATGCTATGGCCGTGAGCTGGGG GAACCAGGTGCTGGGGGACTGGGCCTGGCTGGTACCCTTGGCTGTCACCCTCTCGACACTTGGCTCTACCAATGGGACATTCTTCGGTGGAAGCCGTGTGTGCTATGTGGCTGCAAGAGAAGGCCACATG CCCCAACTTCTGTCTATGGTTCATGTGCATCGCCTCACACCAACTCCGGCACTGATGTTTACCGCCGCAGTGGCTCTGGTCCTGGTCATCCCAGGAAACTTCAGCACCATCGTGAACTTCTTGAG CTTTCTTGGCTGGATCACCTATGGAACTACCATTAGCTGTCTCTTGTACTTGCGGATGAAGAAGAAGAACCTTCCTCGACCTTACAAG GTCCCCACCGTCATCCCTGTCATCATGCTCCTTGCTTCTCTCTACCTGGTGCTGGCACCCATCATCGACCACCCCCAGATTGAGTTCCTATACATCTTCCTGTTCCTGCTCAGTGGCATCCCGGTCTATTTTCTGCTTGTCCACTTCCAGTGCCAGCCCAAGTGGTTGCAGATGGCCACCATGTACCTCCAGCTGCTCCTGGAAGTTGCTCCAGCCATTAAAAACGTTGACTAA
- the LOC112664757 gene encoding b(0,+)-type amino acid transporter 1-like isoform X5 produces MERSQERDGGEGVAGREPDGAGLRLRREIGLWSAVSLIAGCMIGSGIFMSPQGVLVYVGSPGASLVVWAVCGLLAMMGALCYAELGALVPKSGGEYAYILQIFGSLPAFLVIYTFVLLVRPAAIAAVSLSFAEYAVAPFYPGCSSMPQAVLKAVAAICILLLTLVNCWSSRLATMLMNVCTVAKVFSLLVIVGGGAVVLGQGRGYTEAFLFAFHNTTQQAGRIGMAFYQGLWSFDGWNNVNYVLEELKNPKQNLVWALMIAIPLVTSLYLLVNISYLLVLSPNELLSSDAMAVSWGNQVLGDWAWLVPLAVTLSTLGSTNGTFFGGSRVCYVAAREGHMPQLLSMVHVHRLTPTPALMFTAAVALVLVIPGNFSTIVNFLRQVRLSSHAFLAGSPMELPLAVSCTCG; encoded by the exons ATGGAGAGAAGTCAGGAAAGAGATGGTGGTGAGGGGGTGGCAGGACGGGAGCCAGACGGTGCGGGGCTAAGGCTGAGGAGGGAGATTGGCTTGTGGAGTGCCGTGTCCCTGATTGCAGGCTGTATGATCGGCTCTGGCATCTTCATGTCCCCACAGGGGGTCTTGGTCTATGTGGGCAGTCCTGGGGCCAGTCTCGTGGTCTGGGCAGTCTGTGGTCTCCTGGCCATGATGGGTGCCCTGTGCTATGCTGAGCTGGGGGCCCTGGTTCCCAAATCTGGCGGGGAGTATGCCTATATCTTGCAAATCTTTGGTTCCTTGCCAGCCTTCCTGGTTATCTACACATTTGTGCTGTTGGTCAGGCCAGCTGCCATTGCCGCCGTCTCTCTGAGCTTTGCTGAGTATGCAGTGGCTCCCTTTTACCCGGGCTGCTCCTCGATGCCCCAAGCCGTGCTCAAGGCTGTGGCTGCCATCTGCATCCTGCTGCTGACGTTGGTCAACTGCTGGAGCTCGCGGCTGGCCACCATGCTGATGAATGTGTGCACGGTTGCCAAAGTATTCTCGTTGCTGGTCATCgtggggggtggggctgtggTGCTGGGCCAGGGCCGTGGCTACACGGAAGCCTTTCTGTTTGCCTTCCACAATACCACGCAGCAGGCCGGGCGCATCGGCATGGCCTTCTACCAGGGCCTGTGGTCCTTTGATGGCTGGAATAATGTCAACTATGTATTGGAGGAGCTCAAGAATCCAAAG CAAAACCTGGTGTGGGCGCTGATGATCGCCATCCCTCTGGTCACCAGCCTGTACCTCCTGGTCAACATCAGTTACCTGCTAGTGTTGTCACCCAATGAACTCCTTTCCTCTGATGCTATGGCCGTGAGCTGGGG GAACCAGGTGCTGGGGGACTGGGCCTGGCTGGTACCCTTGGCTGTCACCCTCTCGACACTTGGCTCTACCAATGGGACATTCTTCGGTGGAAGCCGTGTGTGCTATGTGGCTGCAAGAGAAGGCCACATG CCCCAACTTCTGTCTATGGTTCATGTGCATCGCCTCACACCAACTCCGGCACTGATGTTTACCGCCGCAGTGGCTCTGGTCCTGGTCATCCCAGGAAACTTCAGCACCATCGTGAACTTCTTGAGGCAAGTGAGACTGTCCTCCCATG CTTTCTTGGCTGGATCACCTATGGAACTACCATTAGCTGTCTCTTGTACTTGCGGATGA
- the LOC112664757 gene encoding b(0,+)-type amino acid transporter 1-like isoform X3 → MERSQERDGGEGVAGREPDGAGLRLRREIGLWSAVSLIAGCMIGSGIFMSPQGVLVYVGSPGASLVVWAVCGLLAMMGALCYAELGALVPKSGGEYAYILQIFGSLPAFLVIYTFVLLVRPAAIAAVSLSFAEYAVAPFYPGCSSMPQAVLKAVAAICILLLTLVNCWSSRLATMLMNAGRIGMAFYQGLWSFDGWNNVNYVLEELKNPKQNLVWALMIAIPLVTSLYLLVNISYLLVLSPNELLSSDAMAVSWGNQVLGDWAWLVPLAVTLSTLGSTNGTFFGGSRVCYVAAREGHMPQLLSMVHVHRLTPTPALMFTAAVALVLVIPGNFSTIVNFLSFLGWITYGTTISCLLYLRMKKKNLPRPYKVPTVIPVIMLLASLYLVLAPIIDHPQIEFLYIFLFLLSGIPVYFLLVHFQCQPKWLQMATMYLQLLLEVAPAIKNVD, encoded by the exons ATGGAGAGAAGTCAGGAAAGAGATGGTGGTGAGGGGGTGGCAGGACGGGAGCCAGACGGTGCGGGGCTAAGGCTGAGGAGGGAGATTGGCTTGTGGAGTGCCGTGTCCCTGATTGCAGGCTGTATGATCGGCTCTGGCATCTTCATGTCCCCACAGGGGGTCTTGGTCTATGTGGGCAGTCCTGGGGCCAGTCTCGTGGTCTGGGCAGTCTGTGGTCTCCTGGCCATGATGGGTGCCCTGTGCTATGCTGAGCTGGGGGCCCTGGTTCCCAAATCTGGCGGGGAGTATGCCTATATCTTGCAAATCTTTGGTTCCTTGCCAGCCTTCCTGGTTATCTACACATTTGTGCTGTTGGTCAGGCCAGCTGCCATTGCCGCCGTCTCTCTGAGCTTTGCTGAGTATGCAGTGGCTCCCTTTTACCCGGGCTGCTCCTCGATGCCCCAAGCCGTGCTCAAGGCTGTGGCTGCCATCTGCATCCTGCTGCTGACGTTGGTCAACTGCTGGAGCTCGCGGCTGGCCACCATGCTGATGAAT GCCGGGCGCATCGGCATGGCCTTCTACCAGGGCCTGTGGTCCTTTGATGGCTGGAATAATGTCAACTATGTATTGGAGGAGCTCAAGAATCCAAAG CAAAACCTGGTGTGGGCGCTGATGATCGCCATCCCTCTGGTCACCAGCCTGTACCTCCTGGTCAACATCAGTTACCTGCTAGTGTTGTCACCCAATGAACTCCTTTCCTCTGATGCTATGGCCGTGAGCTGGGG GAACCAGGTGCTGGGGGACTGGGCCTGGCTGGTACCCTTGGCTGTCACCCTCTCGACACTTGGCTCTACCAATGGGACATTCTTCGGTGGAAGCCGTGTGTGCTATGTGGCTGCAAGAGAAGGCCACATG CCCCAACTTCTGTCTATGGTTCATGTGCATCGCCTCACACCAACTCCGGCACTGATGTTTACCGCCGCAGTGGCTCTGGTCCTGGTCATCCCAGGAAACTTCAGCACCATCGTGAACTTCTTGAG CTTTCTTGGCTGGATCACCTATGGAACTACCATTAGCTGTCTCTTGTACTTGCGGATGAAGAAGAAGAACCTTCCTCGACCTTACAAG GTCCCCACCGTCATCCCTGTCATCATGCTCCTTGCTTCTCTCTACCTGGTGCTGGCACCCATCATCGACCACCCCCAGATTGAGTTCCTATACATCTTCCTGTTCCTGCTCAGTGGCATCCCGGTCTATTTTCTGCTTGTCCACTTCCAGTGCCAGCCCAAGTGGTTGCAGATGGCCACCATGTACCTCCAGCTGCTCCTGGAAGTTGCTCCAGCCATTAAAAACGTTGACTAA
- the LOC112664757 gene encoding b(0,+)-type amino acid transporter 1-like isoform X2 has protein sequence MERSQERDGGEGVAGREPDGAGLRLRREIGLWSAVSLIAGCMIGSGIFMSPQGVLVYVGSPGASLVVWAVCGLLAMMGALCYAELGALVPKSGGEYAYILQIFGSLPAFLVIYTFVLLVRPAAIAAVSLSFAEYAVAPFYPGCSSMPQAVLKAVAAICILLLTLVNCWSSRLATMLMNQAGRIGMAFYQGLWSFDGWNNVNYVLEELKNPKQNLVWALMIAIPLVTSLYLLVNISYLLVLSPNELLSSDAMAVSWGNQVLGDWAWLVPLAVTLSTLGSTNGTFFGGSRVCYVAAREGHMPQLLSMVHVHRLTPTPALMFTAAVALVLVIPGNFSTIVNFLSFLGWITYGTTISCLLYLRMKKKNLPRPYKVPTVIPVIMLLASLYLVLAPIIDHPQIEFLYIFLFLLSGIPVYFLLVHFQCQPKWLQMATMYLQLLLEVAPAIKNVD, from the exons ATGGAGAGAAGTCAGGAAAGAGATGGTGGTGAGGGGGTGGCAGGACGGGAGCCAGACGGTGCGGGGCTAAGGCTGAGGAGGGAGATTGGCTTGTGGAGTGCCGTGTCCCTGATTGCAGGCTGTATGATCGGCTCTGGCATCTTCATGTCCCCACAGGGGGTCTTGGTCTATGTGGGCAGTCCTGGGGCCAGTCTCGTGGTCTGGGCAGTCTGTGGTCTCCTGGCCATGATGGGTGCCCTGTGCTATGCTGAGCTGGGGGCCCTGGTTCCCAAATCTGGCGGGGAGTATGCCTATATCTTGCAAATCTTTGGTTCCTTGCCAGCCTTCCTGGTTATCTACACATTTGTGCTGTTGGTCAGGCCAGCTGCCATTGCCGCCGTCTCTCTGAGCTTTGCTGAGTATGCAGTGGCTCCCTTTTACCCGGGCTGCTCCTCGATGCCCCAAGCCGTGCTCAAGGCTGTGGCTGCCATCTGCATCCTGCTGCTGACGTTGGTCAACTGCTGGAGCTCGCGGCTGGCCACCATGCTGATGAAT CAGGCCGGGCGCATCGGCATGGCCTTCTACCAGGGCCTGTGGTCCTTTGATGGCTGGAATAATGTCAACTATGTATTGGAGGAGCTCAAGAATCCAAAG CAAAACCTGGTGTGGGCGCTGATGATCGCCATCCCTCTGGTCACCAGCCTGTACCTCCTGGTCAACATCAGTTACCTGCTAGTGTTGTCACCCAATGAACTCCTTTCCTCTGATGCTATGGCCGTGAGCTGGGG GAACCAGGTGCTGGGGGACTGGGCCTGGCTGGTACCCTTGGCTGTCACCCTCTCGACACTTGGCTCTACCAATGGGACATTCTTCGGTGGAAGCCGTGTGTGCTATGTGGCTGCAAGAGAAGGCCACATG CCCCAACTTCTGTCTATGGTTCATGTGCATCGCCTCACACCAACTCCGGCACTGATGTTTACCGCCGCAGTGGCTCTGGTCCTGGTCATCCCAGGAAACTTCAGCACCATCGTGAACTTCTTGAG CTTTCTTGGCTGGATCACCTATGGAACTACCATTAGCTGTCTCTTGTACTTGCGGATGAAGAAGAAGAACCTTCCTCGACCTTACAAG GTCCCCACCGTCATCCCTGTCATCATGCTCCTTGCTTCTCTCTACCTGGTGCTGGCACCCATCATCGACCACCCCCAGATTGAGTTCCTATACATCTTCCTGTTCCTGCTCAGTGGCATCCCGGTCTATTTTCTGCTTGTCCACTTCCAGTGCCAGCCCAAGTGGTTGCAGATGGCCACCATGTACCTCCAGCTGCTCCTGGAAGTTGCTCCAGCCATTAAAAACGTTGACTAA
- the LOC112664757 gene encoding b(0,+)-type amino acid transporter 1-like isoform X6, with product MERSQERDGGEGVAGREPDGAGLRLRREIGLWSAVSLIAGCMIGSGIFMSPQGVLVYVGSPGASLVVWAVCGLLAMMGALCYAELGALVPKSGGEYAYILQIFGSLPAFLVIYTFVLLVRPAAIAAVSLSFAEYAVAPFYPGCSSMPQAVLKAVAAICILLLTLVNCWSSRLATMLMNVCTVAKVFSLLVIVGGGAVVLGQGRGYTEAFLFAFHNTTQQAGRIGMAFYQGLWSFDGWNNVNYVLEELKNPKQNLVWALMIAIPLVTSLYLLVNISYLLVLSPNELLSSDAMAVSWGFLGWITYGTTISCLLYLRMKKKNLPRPYKVPTVIPVIMLLASLYLVLAPIIDHPQIEFLYIFLFLLSGIPVYFLLVHFQCQPKWLQMATMYLQLLLEVAPAIKNVD from the exons ATGGAGAGAAGTCAGGAAAGAGATGGTGGTGAGGGGGTGGCAGGACGGGAGCCAGACGGTGCGGGGCTAAGGCTGAGGAGGGAGATTGGCTTGTGGAGTGCCGTGTCCCTGATTGCAGGCTGTATGATCGGCTCTGGCATCTTCATGTCCCCACAGGGGGTCTTGGTCTATGTGGGCAGTCCTGGGGCCAGTCTCGTGGTCTGGGCAGTCTGTGGTCTCCTGGCCATGATGGGTGCCCTGTGCTATGCTGAGCTGGGGGCCCTGGTTCCCAAATCTGGCGGGGAGTATGCCTATATCTTGCAAATCTTTGGTTCCTTGCCAGCCTTCCTGGTTATCTACACATTTGTGCTGTTGGTCAGGCCAGCTGCCATTGCCGCCGTCTCTCTGAGCTTTGCTGAGTATGCAGTGGCTCCCTTTTACCCGGGCTGCTCCTCGATGCCCCAAGCCGTGCTCAAGGCTGTGGCTGCCATCTGCATCCTGCTGCTGACGTTGGTCAACTGCTGGAGCTCGCGGCTGGCCACCATGCTGATGAATGTGTGCACGGTTGCCAAAGTATTCTCGTTGCTGGTCATCgtggggggtggggctgtggTGCTGGGCCAGGGCCGTGGCTACACGGAAGCCTTTCTGTTTGCCTTCCACAATACCACGCAGCAGGCCGGGCGCATCGGCATGGCCTTCTACCAGGGCCTGTGGTCCTTTGATGGCTGGAATAATGTCAACTATGTATTGGAGGAGCTCAAGAATCCAAAG CAAAACCTGGTGTGGGCGCTGATGATCGCCATCCCTCTGGTCACCAGCCTGTACCTCCTGGTCAACATCAGTTACCTGCTAGTGTTGTCACCCAATGAACTCCTTTCCTCTGATGCTATGGCCGTGAGCTGGGG CTTTCTTGGCTGGATCACCTATGGAACTACCATTAGCTGTCTCTTGTACTTGCGGATGAAGAAGAAGAACCTTCCTCGACCTTACAAG GTCCCCACCGTCATCCCTGTCATCATGCTCCTTGCTTCTCTCTACCTGGTGCTGGCACCCATCATCGACCACCCCCAGATTGAGTTCCTATACATCTTCCTGTTCCTGCTCAGTGGCATCCCGGTCTATTTTCTGCTTGTCCACTTCCAGTGCCAGCCCAAGTGGTTGCAGATGGCCACCATGTACCTCCAGCTGCTCCTGGAAGTTGCTCCAGCCATTAAAAACGTTGACTAA
- the LOC112664757 gene encoding b(0,+)-type amino acid transporter 1-like isoform X7, whose translation MERSQERDGAFLVIYTFVLLVRPAAIAAVSLSFAEYAVAPFYPGCSSMPQAVLKAVAAICILLLTLVNCWSSRLATMLMNVCTVAKVFSLLVIVGGGAVVLGQGRGYTEAFLFAFHNTTQQAGRIGMAFYQGLWSFDGWNNVNYVLEELKNPKQNLVWALMIAIPLVTSLYLLVNISYLLVLSPNELLSSDAMAVSWGNQVLGDWAWLVPLAVTLSTLGSTNGTFFGGSRVCYVAAREGHMPQLLSMVHVHRLTPTPALMFTAAVALVLVIPGNFSTIVNFLSFLGWITYGTTISCLLYLRMKKKNLPRPYKVPTVIPVIMLLASLYLVLAPIIDHPQIEFLYIFLFLLSGIPVYFLLVHFQCQPKWLQMATMYLQLLLEVAPAIKNVD comes from the exons ATGGAGAGAAGTCAGGAAAGAGATGGTG CCTTCCTGGTTATCTACACATTTGTGCTGTTGGTCAGGCCAGCTGCCATTGCCGCCGTCTCTCTGAGCTTTGCTGAGTATGCAGTGGCTCCCTTTTACCCGGGCTGCTCCTCGATGCCCCAAGCCGTGCTCAAGGCTGTGGCTGCCATCTGCATCCTGCTGCTGACGTTGGTCAACTGCTGGAGCTCGCGGCTGGCCACCATGCTGATGAATGTGTGCACGGTTGCCAAAGTATTCTCGTTGCTGGTCATCgtggggggtggggctgtggTGCTGGGCCAGGGCCGTGGCTACACGGAAGCCTTTCTGTTTGCCTTCCACAATACCACGCAGCAGGCCGGGCGCATCGGCATGGCCTTCTACCAGGGCCTGTGGTCCTTTGATGGCTGGAATAATGTCAACTATGTATTGGAGGAGCTCAAGAATCCAAAG CAAAACCTGGTGTGGGCGCTGATGATCGCCATCCCTCTGGTCACCAGCCTGTACCTCCTGGTCAACATCAGTTACCTGCTAGTGTTGTCACCCAATGAACTCCTTTCCTCTGATGCTATGGCCGTGAGCTGGGG GAACCAGGTGCTGGGGGACTGGGCCTGGCTGGTACCCTTGGCTGTCACCCTCTCGACACTTGGCTCTACCAATGGGACATTCTTCGGTGGAAGCCGTGTGTGCTATGTGGCTGCAAGAGAAGGCCACATG CCCCAACTTCTGTCTATGGTTCATGTGCATCGCCTCACACCAACTCCGGCACTGATGTTTACCGCCGCAGTGGCTCTGGTCCTGGTCATCCCAGGAAACTTCAGCACCATCGTGAACTTCTTGAG CTTTCTTGGCTGGATCACCTATGGAACTACCATTAGCTGTCTCTTGTACTTGCGGATGAAGAAGAAGAACCTTCCTCGACCTTACAAG GTCCCCACCGTCATCCCTGTCATCATGCTCCTTGCTTCTCTCTACCTGGTGCTGGCACCCATCATCGACCACCCCCAGATTGAGTTCCTATACATCTTCCTGTTCCTGCTCAGTGGCATCCCGGTCTATTTTCTGCTTGTCCACTTCCAGTGCCAGCCCAAGTGGTTGCAGATGGCCACCATGTACCTCCAGCTGCTCCTGGAAGTTGCTCCAGCCATTAAAAACGTTGACTAA